GTCACCGCCGACAACGTCGGCATGCTCGCCACCCTGATGAACGCCGCCGTCCTGCGCGACTACCTGCGCGCCGAGGGCACCAGCGCCCTGGTGCTCAGCCCCCACGAGGTGCCGCCCCTGTCGCAGACCTTCACGCGCGACCGCGCGATGCCGCAGCTGAAGGCCGGCCGGGTCCTGATCTTCGGCGGCGGCACCGGCAACCCCTTCTTCACGACCGACAGCGCCGCCGCCCTGCGCGCCGCCGAGATCCAGGCGGACGCCTTGCTGAAGGGCACGCAGGTCGACGGGGTCTACGACAAGGACCCGCACGTCCACCCCGACGCCGTCCGTTTCCCGTTCCTCACCTACGACGAGGTGATCGACCGCCGGCTGCAGGTGATGGACCTGACCGCCGTGACGCTCTGCGCGGAGCAGGGCATGCCGATCCTGGTCTTCGACATCAGCGACCCGGAGAACCTCCTGCGGGTGATCCGCGGCGAGGACGCGGGGACCCTGGTCGCCAAGGAGCGCAAATCATGAGCGACGAACTCACCCAGGAAGCCGAGCTCCTCATGGAGGAGCAGATCGAGACGCTGACCCACCGCCTGGCCAAGATCCGCACCGGCAAGGCCAGCCCGGCGCTGCTGGATTCCGTGCGCGTCGAGTACTACGGGGCGCCGACCCCCCTGCGCCAGCTGGCGAGCATCGGCGCGCCGGAGCCGCGGCTGCTGACCGTGGCCCCCTTCGACCGCAGCACGCTCAAGGACATCGAGCGGGCGATCATGGCCGCCGACCTCGGCCTGAACCCCTCGAACGACGGCGTCGTGGTGCGCGTGCCGATCCCCGAGCTGAACGAGGACCGCCGCCGCCAGTTCACCAAGACCGTCCGGGACTTCGGCGAGCAGGGCAAGGTCGCGGTGCGCAAGGCCCGCCAGAACACCAACGACCGGATCAAGAAGAGCGACACGCTCACCGAGGACGAGCAGCGCGCGGCCCGCGACGCCGTCCAGAAGCTCACCGACCGCTTCTGCGAGGACATCGACCGGATCGTCCGGTCCAAAGAAGCAGAAATCATGGAGATCTGAAGCATGGGCGAGCATCGGGAGGAGCCGGAGCTGCGGGAGCTGCGCGAGCGGGTCCTGGCCGCCGGCAATGTCCCGCAGCACGTCGCCGTCATCATGGACGGCAACGGCCGCTGGGCCCAGCGCCGCCGCCTGCCCCGGGTGGCCGGCCACCGGGCCGGCCGCCACGCCGTGCGCCGCACCGTCGAGGCCGCCGTCGGACTGGGCGTGCGCCACCTGACCCTCTACACGTTCTCCCAGGAGAACTGGAAGCGGCCCCAGGCCGAGGTCCGCGCCCTCTGGTCGTTCCTCGAGGAGGTTCTCGCCGGCGAGCGCGACGAGCTGCAGCGCCAGGGCGTGCGGCTGGTGGCCACCGGCGAGCTGGACCTGATCCCGCCGCGGGCCCGCGAGGCCCTGCAGGGCGTGATCGACTCGCTGGACGGCAACCGCGTCATGGTGCTCAACCTGGCGCTGGCCTACGGCGGTCGCACCGAGATCCTGCGCGCCTGCGCACGGCTCGCCGCGCTGGCCGCCGCCGGCGAGCTGGACCCCGCCGACATCGACGAGGCGGCGTTCCGCGGCGGGCTCTACGCGCCCGACATCCCGGATCCCGACCTGGTCATCCGCACCAGCGGCGAGCTGCGCCTCTCCAACTTCCTGATCTGGCAGGCCGCCTACGCCGAGATCTACTTCACACCCGTGCTGTGGCCCGACTTCGGCGAGCGCGACCTGCTCGAGGCCGTCGCCGACTACCAGAGCCGCGAGCGGCGCTTCGGCGACGTCGGCGTCGATCCGGACGGCGACCCCCCCGCGGCCGGTCCCTTCGACGCCTCCCGCTGGCGGAAGCTGTTCAAGGTCCGCTCGTGAACCGCGCCGACGGCAGCCCGGTCGTCCGCGCCGGCCTCTGGCGCCGCCTGCTGGGTGCCGGCCTGCTGCCCCGCGCGCTGGTGACGGCGATCGGCGTGCCGCTGCTGGCGCTGGCCGCGGTGCAGGGCGGCCTGGTCTACCGGTCGCTGATCGCCGTGCTGGTGCTGCTGGGCGTGCGCGAGTTCCTGCTGCTGATGAGCGCCAAGGGCTACGGACCCTTCAAGGTGATCGGGACGCTGGCCGGCCTGGCCTGCGCCTGGGCGGTCGCCCACGGGCCCGCGGCGGCCGTGCCCGTCCTGACGGCCGCGCTGATGGCCGTCATGACCGTCGAGCTCATGCGCCGCAACATGGACCGCTCCCTGAACCACGTCGCGGTGACCCTCTTCGGCGCCCTGTACGTCGGTTGGCTGGGCGGCTTCCTGGTCCTGCTGCGGGAGTTGCCGGGCGGGTCGGGTGTGGACGGCTTCACGGGCCTGCGCGCGCTCGCCCTGCTGGCGGCCCTGACTTGGGCCTGCGACACGCTGGCCTTCCTGGTCGGCGTCGCCGTGGGCCGCCGCCCCCTGCTGCCGCGGGTGAGCCCCCGCAAGTCGGTCGAGGGCGCCGTCGGGGGGATCCTCGGCGCCACGGGCGCCGGCCTCGTCGCCGCCGCTACCTTCGCGCCCTTCCTGTCGACGCTGCAGGGGGGGCTGCTCGGCGCCGTCTGCGGCGTCACCGGCCAGATCGGCGACCTCGTCGAGTCGATGCTCAAGCGCGACGCGGGGGTCAAGGACACCGCCGCCCTGCTGCCCGGCCATGGCGGCATCCTGGACCGTTTCGACTCCCTGCTGTTCAACGCGCCGGTGGTGTACTACGCCCTGATCCTGACCGGAGCGGCGACCGTTGCGCGCTGACGGGAACGCGCCCGCCGGGCCCGCCGGGTCCGTGACCGAGCCGCTGTACCGGATCGGCCGGACCACGCCGGCGCCGCGGCTGCCGGTGCGGATCGTGATCCTGGGCGCGACGGGCTCGATCGGCCGGCAGGCCGTCGACCTCGCCGAGCGGCATCCCGACCGGCTGCAGGTCGTCGGCGTCTCGGCCCGGACGCAGGTGGACGACCTGGGCGCGCTGGTGAGCCGCCTCGAAACGGCCGGCGCCGCGCGCCGGCCCGCGGTCGCGCTGGCGGACCCGCAGGCCGCGCGCGAAGCGGCGCGTGACCCCCGGCTCTGCCGGCGGCTGCTGGCGCCCGGACCGGACGGGCTGGACGACCTGGCGGCGCTGGACGGGGCCGACTGCGTCGTCAACGGGCTGGTGGGCGCCGCCGGGCTCGCCCCGACCCTGGCCGCGGCCGCCGCCGGCCGGCGGATCGCGCTGGCGAACAAGGAGTCCCTGGTGGTCGGCGGCGACCTCGTGCGCGAGGCCGTTGCGCGCGGCGGCGCCGTGGTCGTCCCGGTCGACTCCGAGCACTCCGCGCTGGCGCAGTGCCTGTCGGGCCGCACCGCCGAGGAACTCGAGCGCCTCGTGCTGACCTGCTCGGGCGGGCCGTTCCGCACCTGGACGGCCGCGGCGATGGCCACCGCGCGCAAAGCCGAAGTCCTGCGCCACCCCACCTGGATCATGGGCGCGAAGATCACCGTCGACTCGGCGACCCTGATGAACAAGGGGCTGGAGGTCATCGAGGCGCACGTGCTGTTCGGCGCGGCCTACCGCGACATCGACGTGGTGGTCCACCCCGGCTCGATCGTCCACTCGCTCGCGGTGTTCCGTGACGGTTCGGTGGTGGCCCAGCTCGGCGCGCCGGACATGCGGGTCCCGCTGCTCTACGCCCTGGCCGGCGAACGCCACTGGCCGCTGGCGACCGAACGCCTGGACCTCGCGCGCCTGGGCGAGCTGCGCTTCGAGGCGCCCGATCCGGTGCGTTTCCCGTGCCTCGCGCTGGCCCGCCGGGCGGGGGAGGCCGGCGGGCGCGCGCCCATCGTCCTGAACGCCGCCAACGAGACCGCGGTGGCCGCGCTGCTGGACGATCGTCTCGGGTTCGCCGATATTGCCCCGGTCATCGCGTCCGCGCTCGACGAGCTGCCGGGCGGCCCGGTGGCGGACCTGGCCGAAGCCCTGGAAACCGACGCCGAAGCGCGGCGCGTCGCGCTGCGCCTGATCGACGCCCGCGCGCGGCGCTGACGCCGCCAGACCCGACCGCCGGGGAGGTCCCGTGCTCTCGACCCTGATCGCCTTCGCCCTGACGCTGGGC
The DNA window shown above is from bacterium and carries:
- the pyrH gene encoding UMP kinase, which encodes MSHPRFSRILLKLSGESLADGAGPFGHERLTGLAQAISRAVSEGVEIGIVVGGGNLFRARTANLDVLGRVTADNVGMLATLMNAAVLRDYLRAEGTSALVLSPHEVPPLSQTFTRDRAMPQLKAGRVLIFGGGTGNPFFTTDSAAALRAAEIQADALLKGTQVDGVYDKDPHVHPDAVRFPFLTYDEVIDRRLQVMDLTAVTLCAEQGMPILVFDISDPENLLRVIRGEDAGTLVAKERKS
- the frr gene encoding ribosome recycling factor, which gives rise to MSDELTQEAELLMEEQIETLTHRLAKIRTGKASPALLDSVRVEYYGAPTPLRQLASIGAPEPRLLTVAPFDRSTLKDIERAIMAADLGLNPSNDGVVVRVPIPELNEDRRRQFTKTVRDFGEQGKVAVRKARQNTNDRIKKSDTLTEDEQRAARDAVQKLTDRFCEDIDRIVRSKEAEIMEI
- the uppS gene encoding polyprenyl diphosphate synthase translates to MGEHREEPELRELRERVLAAGNVPQHVAVIMDGNGRWAQRRRLPRVAGHRAGRHAVRRTVEAAVGLGVRHLTLYTFSQENWKRPQAEVRALWSFLEEVLAGERDELQRQGVRLVATGELDLIPPRAREALQGVIDSLDGNRVMVLNLALAYGGRTEILRACARLAALAAAGELDPADIDEAAFRGGLYAPDIPDPDLVIRTSGELRLSNFLIWQAAYAEIYFTPVLWPDFGERDLLEAVADYQSRERRFGDVGVDPDGDPPAAGPFDASRWRKLFKVRS
- a CDS encoding phosphatidate cytidylyltransferase yields the protein MNRADGSPVVRAGLWRRLLGAGLLPRALVTAIGVPLLALAAVQGGLVYRSLIAVLVLLGVREFLLLMSAKGYGPFKVIGTLAGLACAWAVAHGPAAAVPVLTAALMAVMTVELMRRNMDRSLNHVAVTLFGALYVGWLGGFLVLLRELPGGSGVDGFTGLRALALLAALTWACDTLAFLVGVAVGRRPLLPRVSPRKSVEGAVGGILGATGAGLVAAATFAPFLSTLQGGLLGAVCGVTGQIGDLVESMLKRDAGVKDTAALLPGHGGILDRFDSLLFNAPVVYYALILTGAATVAR
- the dxr gene encoding 1-deoxy-D-xylulose-5-phosphate reductoisomerase, which translates into the protein MTEPLYRIGRTTPAPRLPVRIVILGATGSIGRQAVDLAERHPDRLQVVGVSARTQVDDLGALVSRLETAGAARRPAVALADPQAAREAARDPRLCRRLLAPGPDGLDDLAALDGADCVVNGLVGAAGLAPTLAAAAAGRRIALANKESLVVGGDLVREAVARGGAVVVPVDSEHSALAQCLSGRTAEELERLVLTCSGGPFRTWTAAAMATARKAEVLRHPTWIMGAKITVDSATLMNKGLEVIEAHVLFGAAYRDIDVVVHPGSIVHSLAVFRDGSVVAQLGAPDMRVPLLYALAGERHWPLATERLDLARLGELRFEAPDPVRFPCLALARRAGEAGGRAPIVLNAANETAVAALLDDRLGFADIAPVIASALDELPGGPVADLAEALETDAEARRVALRLIDARARR